The following are encoded together in the Lathyrus oleraceus cultivar Zhongwan6 chromosome 3, CAAS_Psat_ZW6_1.0, whole genome shotgun sequence genome:
- the LOC127125995 gene encoding 60S ribosomal protein L23 encodes MSKRGRGGSAGNKFRMSLGLPVAATVNCADNTGAKNLYIISVKGIKGRLNRLPSACVGDMVMATVKKGKPDLRKKVLPAVIVRQRKPWRRKDGVFMYFEDNAGVIVNPKGEMKGSAITGPIGKECADLWPRIASAANAIV; translated from the exons ATGTCGAAGCGAG GTCGCGGAGGTTCCGCGGGTAACAAGTTCAGGATGTCACTCGGTCTTCCGGTGGCTGCGACGGTGAACTGCGCTGATAACACCGGAGCTAAGAATCTTTACATCATTTCCGTCAAAGGTATCAAAGGTAGACTCAACCGTTTGCCCTCTGCTTGCGTTGGTGACATGGTCATGGCTACAGTGAAGAAGGGAAAGCCAGATCTCCGTAAGAAGGTGCTGCCGGCTGTTATCGTTCGTCAGCGCAAACCATGGCGCCGAAAGGACGGTGTTTTCATGTACTTCGAAG ATAATGCTGGTGTGATTGTGAATCCCAAGGGTGAAATGAAAG GTTCTGCTATTACCGGTCCAATTGGGAAGGAGTGTGCTGATCTGTGGCCTAGGATTGCAAGTGCTGCCAATGCTATTGTTTAA